Part of the Bacillota bacterium genome, AGGCGCAGGGTGGCAGGCAGCTCGAGGTCCTGTCGGATGCGCCTCCATGCCCCGTCGAGTTGCTCCGGCGGGATGGGCATGCGCCATCACCCCGGTCGAAGACGAGGGGGGCGAGCCCCTGGGCCTCCTGCGTCACCTTGTGGGCGGCCAGCGCGTCCAGTACGTCGGAGGGCACCTCTACGTCGCGCCGGCTTGCCTCCGTCTTGAGGGGAACCAGGCCCGAGGCGCCCTCGGGGGTTCGGTTCCACTGCTGGCGGACGCAGATGCGGCCCCCCTCGAAGTCGATGTCGGCCCACGTCAGGCCCAG contains:
- a CDS encoding site-specific integrase; translation: MQVVAQAHGLPRGRLAAHLLERSSNSSRTTQPSPSSFLVAMAAGLRRGELLGLTWADIDFEGGRICVRQQWNRTPEGASGLVPLKTEASRRDVEVPSDVLDALAAHKVTQEAQGLAPLVFDRGDGACPSRRSNSTGHGGASDRTSSCLPPCA